The Apium graveolens cultivar Ventura chromosome 6, ASM990537v1, whole genome shotgun sequence genome contains a region encoding:
- the LOC141666677 gene encoding DExH-box ATP-dependent RNA helicase DExH3 encodes MHYKLAFFLLTRTTRISIIHSLSSSSKYTTRSPLFNTPPSSLYNPTRLFAGISFLVRRTFSGYAVEQFSDDEYECDYENHPASSSVANIDEWKWKLSLLLRNEKDVEIISRDKRDRRDYEQICNLAKRMGLYCELYGKVIVASKVPLPNYRPDLDDKRPQREVVVPLSLQRRIEGLLQEHLDRMHLVSGDINSSLSNNEANELAEYVNTDKNDDSFLDRSVMEKILIRQSLRMQNMQRAWQESPEGLQMLNLRRSLPAYKEKDKLLQAIAQNQVIVISGETGCGKTTQLPQYILESETESGRGAFCNIICTQPRRISAMAVAERVSTERGEPLGNTIGYKVRLEGMKGKNTHLLFCTSGILLRRLLSDRNLNGVTHVFVDEIHERGMNEDFLLIVLKELLPRRRDLRLILMSATLNAELFSNFFGGAPVIHIPGFTHPVRAHYLEDVLEITGYKLTSFNQIDDYGQEKVWKTQKQLVPRKKKNQISALVEESLNKSSFEKYSSRARDSLSCWSPDCIGFNLIEAVLCHICRKERPGAVLVFMTGWEDISCLRDQVKAHPLLGDPNRVLLLTCHGSMATSEQKLIFEKPPLNVRKIVLATNMAEASITINDVVFVVDCGKAKETTYDALNNTPCLLPSWISQASARQRRGRAGRVQPGECYHLYPRCVYEAFADYQLPELLRTPLNSLCLQIKSLQVGSIGEFLSAALQPPEPLAVQNAIDFLKMIGALDEGENLTHLGEFLAMLPLDPKLGKMLIMGAIFRCFDPILTIVAGLSVRDPFLLPQDKKDLAGTAKARYSAKDYSDHMALVRAFEGWKDAEREGSAYEYCWRNFLSAQTLQAIHSLRKQFNFILRDAGLLDADAGTNNRLSHNQSLVRAVICSGLFPGIASVVHRETSMSFKTMDDGQVLLYANSVNARYQTIPYPWLVFAEKVKVNTVLLRDSTGVSDSILILFGGNLIHGVQAGHLKMLEGYIDFFMDPSMAECYVKLKQELDNLLQKKLKDPGLDIHKEGKYLMLAVQELVSGDQCEGRFVFGRDCKKPKECSDSDRFTRDGANPKSLLQTLLMRAGHSPPKYKTKHLKSNEFRALVEFKGMQFVGKPKKNKQLAERDAAIEALAWLTHTSDKPDEDDNSPLDVTDNMLKLLGKRRRSKGRPG; translated from the exons ATGCATTACAAGCTAGCTTTCTTCTTGCTTACTCGCACCACTAGAATCTCAATTATACATTCACTCTCTTCTTCTTCTAAATACACTACCAGGTCCCCTCTTTTCAATACACCCCCTTCGTCACTCTACAATCCCACTCGTCTTTTCGCCGGAATTTCATTTCTGGTTCGCCGGACTTTTTCTGGGTATGCTGTCGAGCAGTTCTCCGATGACGAGTACGAGTGCGATTACGAGAATCATCCG GCATCGTCCTCAGTGGCCAACATTGACGAGTGGAAATGGAAGCTTAGCCTTTTGTTAAGAAATGAGAAGGATGTCGAGATTATTTCCAGAGACAAACGCGATCGAAGAGATTACGAGCAAATATGCAACCTTGCTAAAAGAATGGGGCTATACTG TGAATTATATGGAAAAGTGATTGTTGCAAGCAAGGTGCCTCTTCCTAACTATAGGCCGGATCTTGATGATAAACGGCCTCAAAGGGAG GTTGTTGtccctttaagcttgcaaagaAGAATAGAAGGCCTCCTTCAAGAACACTTGGACCGAATGCATCTAGTTTCTGGAGATATTAACAGCTCTTTATCCAATAATGAAGCCAATGAACTAGCTGAATATGTAAATACAGATAAAAATGATGATTCATTTTTAGACAGGTCTGTAATGGAAAAGATTCTTATACGGCAGAGCTTGAGGATGCAGAATATGCAGAGAGCTTGGCAG GAGTCACCTGAAGGTCTGCAGATGCTTAATTTGCGTAGATCATTGCCTGCTTACAAGGAGAAGGATAAGCTACTCCAAGCAATTGCACAAAATCAG GTCATTGTGATATCTGGCGAGACTGGTTGCGGCAAGACCACTCAACTGCCCCAGTACATACTAGAGTCTGAAACAGAATCTGGCCGTGGGGCATTCTGTAACATAATTTGTACACAACCTCGAAGAATATCTGCAATGGCTGTAGCCGAGAGAGTATCTACAGAAAGAGGAGAGCCACTCGGTAACACA ATTGGCTACAAAGTTCGATTGGAGGGAATGAAAGGGAAAAATACCCATCTGCTTTTTTGTACGAGTGGAATCTTGCTAAGAAGGCTCTTGAGTGATCGCAACCTTAATGGTGTAACACATGTTTTTGTTGATGAGATTCACGAGCGGGGCATGAATGAAG ACTTTCTATTAATTGTGCTGAAGGAACTTCTTCCACGTCGTCGGGATTTGAGGTTAATTTTAATGAGTGCTACCCTAAACGCTGAGCTATTTTCCAATTTTTTTGGAGGAGCACCGGTGATTCACATTCCA GGATTCACACACCCAGTCAGGGCTCATTATTTGGAAGATGTGCTAGAAataactggatataagttgacTTCTTTTAATCAAATCGATGACTATGGCCAAGAAAAGGTGTGGAAAACTCAAAAACAGCTTGTACCAAGGAAAAAGAAAAACCAGATCAGTGCTCTTGTCGAG GAGTCTCTGAACAAATCGAGCTTTGAGAAATATAGCTCAAGGGCACGTGATTCACTATCTTGTTGGTCACCTGATTGTATTGGATTTAATCTTATTGAGGCTGTTTTGTGCCATATATGTCGAAAGGAGCGACCAGGCGCTGTCTTAGTATTTATGACTGGCTGGGAGGATATTAGTTGTCTGAGGGATCAAGTTAAGGCTCATCCTCTTCTAGGAGACCCTAATAGAGTTCTGTTGCTTACATGCCATGGTTCCATGGCAACCTCTGAACAG AAACTCATATTTGAGAAACCACCTCTAAATGTACGCAAAATTGTACTGGCTACAAACATGGCAGAGGCAAGTATTACGATTAATGATGTTGTttttgtggttgattgtggaaAAGCCAAGGAGACTACTTATGATGCCCTGAATAATACTCCCTGTTTGTTACCTTCTTGGATATCACAAGCTTCTGCTCGGCAA AGGAGAGGTAGGGCTGGTCGTGTGCAGCCAGGCGAATGCTACCATCTATATCCTCGATGTGTTTATGAAGCCTTTGCTGATTATCAACTCCCTGAACTTTTGAGAACCCCCTTAAATTCTCTTTGCTTGCAAATTAAAAGTTTGCAGGTTGGTAGTATTGGAGAATTTTTGTCAGCTGCTCTGCAGCCACCAGAACCATTGGCT GTTCAAAATGCTATTGATTTTCTAAAGATGATTGGAGCATTAGACGAGGGCGAAAATCTTACCCATCTTG GTGAGTTCTTGGCAATGCTTCCATTAGATCCCAAGCTTGGGAAAATGTTGATAATGGGGGCTATCTTCCGTTGCTTTGATCCTATTCTAACAATTGTGGCTGGACTTAGTGTCAGGGACCCATTTCTTTTACCACAAGATAAAAAGGAC TTAGCAGGGACTGCAAAAGCCAGATACTCTGCAAAGGACTACAGTGATCACATGGCTCTTGTGCGTGCATTTGAAGGATGGAAAGATGCTGAAAGAGAAGGATCAGCATACGAGTATTGCTGGAGGAATTTCCTTTCTGCCCAGACGCTTCAAGCTATCCATTCTCTTAGGAAGCAGTTCAACTTCATCTTAAGAGATGCTGGACTTCTAGATGCCGATGCAGGCACTAACAACAGATTAAGTCACAATCAATCACTGGTTCGTGCAGTTATATGTTCTGGCCTTTTTCCTGGAATAGCGTCGGTGGTG CACAGAGAGACATCAATGTCGTTTAAAACAATGGATGATGGTCAGGTGTTACTTTATGCG AATTCGGTGAATGCACGTTACCAGACAATTCCGTATCCGTGGCTGGTCTTTGCTGAAAAGGTCAAGGTTAATACCGTTCTGTTACGTGATTCAACTGGTGTTTCTGATTCTATTCTGATACTTTTCGGTGGTAATCTAATCCATGGAGTACAG GCCGGACATCTGAAAATGTTGGAAGGGTACATTGATTTTTTCATGGATCCCAGTATGGCAGAGTGCTATGTGAAGCTGAAGCAGGAACTTGATAATCTACTTCAGAAGAAG CTAAAGGATCCTGGTCTTGATATCCACAAGGAAGGCAAGTACCTTATGCTTGCTGTTCAGGAGCTGGTGTCTGGAGATCAGTGTGAAGGGAGATTTGTATTCGGTCGTGATTGCAAGAAGCCTAAGGAGTGTAGCGATAGTGATAGATTTACAAGAGATGGGGCAAACCCAAAGAGCCTGCTTCAAACTCTTTTAATGAGGGCTGGGCACTCACCTCCAAAGTATAAAACCAAACACCTAAAATCTAATGAATTTAGGGCACTTGTAGAGTTTAAGGGTATGCAGTTTGTCGGGAAGCCCAAGAAAAACAAACAGCTTGCAGAGAGAGATGCAGCTATTGAAGCACTTGCCTGGTTGACACACACTTCCGACAAGCCCGATGAAGATGATAATTCTCCACTTGATGTAACTGACAACATGCTGAAGCTGCTTGGTAAGCGTAGAAGATCAAAGGGACGGCCGGGTTGA
- the LOC141665490 gene encoding uncharacterized protein LOC141665490, giving the protein MIVKREREAMKRESEGKKRKFEDSDEDQGSSKFRGRFGKNVSNVGQKFQKFNPGNGSQKNHFQKAGQSINDNRPQIQKCKTCGKRHPGRFNKLNVKYFKCNQKGHYSLECMSGTGKPDMTCFKCGKVGHIARNGKEPVQKANVLRIAGPPLPPAQTVQPRARTFNMMMKDAVQDADVVAGTLAINSVEAKVLMDSGATRSFISEIVVDRLKCVAYPLESNLTIEVANQERVATNRICPSCDIVIEGKHFSVDLIPLKLGEFDVILEMDWLPNHDTQIECRSRKVKLRTKDGTEVIFKGKKQDRKFLTAIQTRRLLRQGCEAYLAHVKDVEKESLKIEDIHVVKEFPDIFPDELPGLPSDREIEFTIDLAPGKESVSKAPYRMALIEMKELATQL; this is encoded by the coding sequence ATGATTGTGAAAAGAGAAAGAGAAGCAATGAAGAGGGAAAGTGAAGggaagaagaggaagtttgaggaTTCAGATGAAGACCAAGGAAGCTCTAAGTTTAGAGGAAGATTTGGGAAGAATGTTAGTAATGTTGGTCAGAAATTCCAGAAGTTTAATCCTGGAAATGGGAGTCAAAAGAATCATTTTCAGAAAGCTGGACAATCGATAAACGACAATAGACCCCAGATTCAGAAATGTAAGacttgtggaaagagacaccctgGAAGATTTAATAAGCTCAATGTGAAATatttcaagtgcaaccagaaaggtcATTACTCATTAGAATGCATGAGTGGTACGGGAAAGCCAGATATGACTTGTTTTAAGTGTGGGAAAGTTGGCCATATTGCAAGGAATggcaaggagcctgttcagaaggcaaatgttcttaggattgctggaccaccGCTTCCACCAGCACAAACAGTTCAGCCAAGGGCACGGACATTTAACATGATGATGAAAGATGCAGTGCAGGATGCGGATGTGGTAGCAGGTACGCTTGCTATAAATTCAGTAGAAGCTaaagtgttaatggattctggagctactagatcatTTATTTCTGAAATTGTTGTGGATAGATTAAAGTGTGTTGCATACCCTTTAGAATCTAATCTGACTATAGAAGTAGCAAATCAGGAACGAGTTGCTACCAATAGAATTTGTCCTAGTTGCGATATTGTTATAGAAGGTAAGCACTTTTCTGTTGACCTAATACCGTtaaagttaggagaattcgatgttatTCTCGAAATGGACTGGTTACCGAACCACGATACACAGATTGAATGTAGAAGTAGGAAAGTGAAATTGAGGACCAAGGATGGAACTgaggtgatatttaaaggaaagaagcAAGATAGGAAGTTCCTAACAGCAATTCAGACAAGAAGattattacgacaaggatgcgaagcttatttggctcaCGTAAAGGATGTGGAGAAGGAATCTCTAAAGATTGAGGACATTCATGTAGTTAAAGAGTTTCCCGATATATTTCccgatgaattacctggactaccttCGGATCGAGAGATTGAATtcacgattgatttggctcctggaaaAGAATCGGTTTCAAAAGCTCCTTATCGAATGGCGCTTATTGAAATGAAGGAACTGGCGACGCAGTTGTAA